In Chaetodon auriga isolate fChaAug3 chromosome 7, fChaAug3.hap1, whole genome shotgun sequence, a genomic segment contains:
- the synrg gene encoding synergin gamma isoform X3: protein MALRPGSGGGSSFMYPVGGGLGPPQGMVPMQQQQQQQQQGFPMVPVMQPNMQGMMGMNFGGQMPPGAMPMQGGMAIGMQTTGMQFLGQPQFMGMRPAGPQYTADMQKQMAEEHQKRLEQQQKMLEEDRKRRQFEEQKQKLRLLSSVKPKTGEKSRDDALEAIKGNLDGFSRDAKMHPTPSSQTKKPDSSPSHSSVTTHSLPPALSEDNDEFSDFQGPLDAPASFPLPSSSSTSSTFGLSSQGHGQPSSSAPKTGFSEDDDDFSDFVQGPVNAFPVQPSSPSLRAGLPSSSSSLPQSLPASVSIPTVTQHSAVNTSSQSTFQAGVGVYPQQEHIQPMLPAWLYNDSLVPEMFKKVLEFTMTPAGIDTAKLYPILMSSGLPREALGQIWASANRTTPGMLTKEELYTVLALIGVAQSGLPAMNVEILSQFPSPPVPNLPALAMAMAPVMPQHQQPMMTKPPVSMAMPTPAPPVMAMTPAAPAQAPTNTNFIASFPPAQATKADDDDFQDFQEAPKPGAGDQAFTEFQGESGGSFPTTIAPQHQNSAPAMLTPVSGSSSTSVTSSDKYAVFKQLSVDQPAEPTAPASDIGDKYSVFRQLEQPADKKPVGEGFADFKSVSADDGFTDFKTADSVSPLDPSEPAKIFQPAFPSAFPNSQSLQHLPQQQQQPAVSLSQPKNPLNMADLDLFSSIAPSVPAPTETKPSTFPSVSVPPSLVLLPGGAKPPGGGADDFGDFALFGSSSDAAQASAAGGAVAAPQDDFADFMAFGSSGGEPKGESNVGVQGETSTQQRPQQSTDKYDVFKQLSLEGGLAYDDTKESGGGSFSSLKSDTDDFADFQSSKFCTALGASEKTLVDKVAAFKQAKEDSASVKSLDLPSIGGSSVGKDDSEDALSVQLDMKLSDMGGDLKHVMSDSSLDLPGLSAHQPPATEGDDMKFDPFGTSALSTLASYDWSDREDCLPSEVRKSHGLEGASLPSLVPTQRKELTFGSTENITGSSVAKITTSFPAEDGSSTDDKFEAFADFGSGDQGGVDAEDDFGDFASTVSEKSDSPAAMAEASEGNQNEAADEFGAFQGDKPKFGKSDFLKASAQANVKSSEEMIKNELATFDLSVQGSHKRSHSLGDKEIGRSPPSPAPEQPFRDRSNTLSEKPALPVIRDKYKDLTGEVEESERYAYEWQRCLENALEVITKANNILNGISSSSVCTEVIQSAQGMEYLLGVVEVYRVTRRVELGIKATAVCSEKLQQLLKDISRVWNNLMGFMSLAKLAPDESSLDFSSCILRHGIKNAKELACGVCLLNVDARSKNKEESAIGRLFKRALTKDNDNRLRAFNSETDNFKLLYGGHQYHASCANFWINCVEPKPPGLILPDLL, encoded by the exons tTTCATGTATCCTGTTGGAGGAGGTCTGGGACCTCCACAAG gcaTGGTACccatgcagcagcaacagcagcagcagcagcagggcttCCCCATGGTTCCTGTCATGCAGCCCAACATGCAGGGAATGATGGGAATGAACTTTGGGGGACAGATGCCCCCGGGAGCCATGCCTATGCAG ggTGGGATGGCTATTGGGATGCAGACCACTGGGATGCAGTTCTTGGGTCAGCCACAGTTTATGGGTATGAGACCTGCTGGACCCCAGTACACTGCtgacatgcaaaaacaaatggcTGAGGAGCACCA AAAACGTctagagcagcagcagaagatgctggaggaggacaggaaaagaAGACAGTTtgaggagcagaaacagaagcTGAGGCTGCTCAGCAGTGTCAAACCCAAG ACAGGAGAAAAGAGCCGTGATGATGCCTTGGAGGCAATCAAAGGCAACCTGGATGGCTTCAGCAGAGACGCGAAGATGCACCCCACTCCATCATCACAGACCAAGAAGCCAG ACTCATCGCCATCACACTCGTCTGTCACCACTCACTCCCTCCCCCCAGCTTTGTCCGAGGACAATGACGAGTTTAGTGACTTTCAGGGGCCTTTAGACGCCCCCgcctccttccctctgccctcctcctcctccacttcctccacctTCGGCCTCTCCTCTCAGGGCCACGGCCAGCCTTCGTCCTCTGCTCCCAAGACAGGTTTCTCTGAGGACGATGACGACTTTAGTGACTTTGTTCAGGGTCCTGTAAATGCTTTCCCAGTCCAACCTTCATCCCCATCCCTTCGGGCAGGtctgccctcctcttcctcctccctccctcagtccctccctgcctctgtgTCCATCCCCACTGTCACCCAGCACTCTGCTGTCAACACCAGCTCCCAATCTACATTTCAAG caggtgtTGGTGTGTACCCACAACAAGAGCACATCCAGCCCATGCTGCCAGCCTGGCTTTACAATGACAGCCTCGTCCCAG aaatgttcaAGAAGGTTCTTGAATTCACCATGACTCCAGCAGGGATCGACACAGCCAAACTCTACCCAATACTAATGTCATCGGGGCTTCCAAGGGAAGCACTGGGGCAAATCTGGGCATCAGCCAACCGCACAACACCTGGCATGCTGACCAAGGAGGAGCTATACACTGTACTTGCACTAATTGGTGTGGCACAG AGCGGCCTCCCAGCAATGAATGTGGAAATCCTCAGTCAGTTCCCTTCTCCACCAGTGCCCAACCTGCCGGCCCTGGCTATGGCCATGGCCCCCGTCATGCCCCAGCACCAGCAGCCCATGATGACCAAGCCCCCGGTCTCCATGGCCATGCCCACACCAGCTCCACCAGTCATGGCCATGACACCGGCCGCACCCGCTCAAGCACCCACAAACACGAACTTCATCGCGAGTTTCCCTCCTGCACAG GCGACAAAAGCCGATGACGATGACTTCCAGGACTTCCAGGAGGCTCCAAAACCAGGAGCAGGAGACCAGGCGTTCACTGAGTTCCAGGGGGAGTCAGGTGGAAGTTTCCCCACCACCATCGCACCGCAGCACCAAAACAG tgcacCTGCCATGCTGACTCCAGTCTCTggttcctcctccacctccgtcACCTCCTCTGATAAGTACGCCGTCTTCAAGCAGCTGTCTGTGGATCAGCCCGCAGAGCCTACAGCCCCTGCCTCAG ATATTGGAGATAAATACAGCGTGTTCAGACAGCTCGAGCAGCCTGCTGACAAGAAACCAGTCG GAGAAGGATTTGCAGATTTCAAGTCTGTCAGCGCTGATGATGGCTTCACAGACTTTAAAACCGCCGACAGCGTCTCTCCACTAGACCCTTCAGAGCCGGCCAAGATCTTTCAACCTGCCTTCCCTTCTGCTTTCCCAAACTCTCAGTCTCTACAGCATCtaccacagcagcaacagcagccagcagtgtCTCTTTCTCAGCCCAAAAATCCTCTCAACATGGCCGACCTGGACCTTTTCTCTTCTATAGCTCCCTCCGTTCCTGCCCCCACTGAGACAAAACCCAGCACATTCCCCTCGGTGTCCGTGCCCCCCTCTCTAGTGCTCCTACCAGGTGGAGCTAAACCTCCTGGGGGAGGTGCAGATGATTTTGGTGACTTTGCCCTGTTTGGCTCCTCCTCTGATGCTGCTCAAGCTTCAGCGGCAGGAGGAGCTGTGGCAGCCCCTCAGGACGACTTTGCAGACTTCATGGCGTTTGGCAGTTCGGGTGGGGAGCCTAAAGGGGAGAGCAACGTGGGGGTCCAAGGAGAGACCTCCACTCAGCAGCGGCCTCAGCAGAGCACAGACAAGTACGACGTTTTCAAGCAGCTGTCTCTGGAGGGAGGGCTGGCCTACGATGACACTAAGGAGAGCGGCGGTggctccttctcttccctcaAGAGTGACACGGACGACTTTGCTGACTTTCAGTCCTCGAAATTCTGCACGGCGCTCGGGGCTTCGGAAAAGACTCTGGTGGACAAGGTGGCCGCTTTCAAACAGGCCAAAGAGGACTCCGCCTCTGTCAAGTCCCTCGACCTCCCGTCCATCGGGGGGAGCAGCGTAGGAAAGGACGACTCCGAGGACGCACTCTCAGTGCAGCTGGACATGAAGCTCTCGGACATGGGCGGAGACCTGAAACACGTGATGTCGGACAGCTCTCTGGATTTGCCGGGTCTCTCGGCCCACCAGCCCCCTGCTACAG AGGGAGACGACATGAAATTTGACCCCTTTGGGACGTCGGCGCTCAGCACCCTGGCCAGCTATGACTGGTCAGACCGGGAGGACTGTCTGCCCAGTGAGGTCAGAAAGTCGCACGGCTTGGAAGGAGCTTCCCTTCCATCTTTAGTGCCAACACAGAGGAAGGAGCTGACCTTTGGCAGCACCGAAAACATCACAGGCAGCTCCGTAGCTAAGATCACCACCTCCTTCCCCGCCGAGGACGGCTCCTCGACAGATGACAAGTTCGAAGCCTTTGCTGATTTTGGCTCCGGCGACCAGGGCGGCGTCGATGCCGAGGACGACTTCGGGGACTTCGCGAGCACTGTTTCTGAAAAGTCCGACTCGCCCGCCGCCATGGCCGAGGCGAGCGAGGGAAACCAAAATGAGGCCGCCGATGAGTTTGGAGCGTTCCAGGGAGACAAGCCTAAGTTTGGCAAGTCGGACTTCCTCAAAGCCAGCGCTCAGGCCAACGTCAAGTCCAGTGAGGAGATGATCAAGAACGAACTGGCAACCTTTGACTTGTCTGTTCAAG GCTCCCACAAACGCAGTCACAGTTTGGGCGACAAGGAGATTGGGCGTTCGCCCCCGTCTCCGGCTCCAGAGCAGCCCTTCAGAGACCGATCCAACACTCTGAGCGAGAAGCCCGCCCTGCCCGTCATCAGGGACAAGTACAAGGACCTGAcgggggaggtggag GAGAGCGAACGCTACGCCTACGAGTGGCAAAGGTGTCTGGAAAATGCTCTGGag GTCATCACCAAAGCTAACAACATCCTGAACGgcatcagcagctcctctgtctgcactgaGGTCATCCAGTCCGCTCAGGGCATGGAGTACCTGCTGG GCGTGGTGGAAGTGTATCGCGTCACCAGGCGTGTGGAGCTGGGCATCAAGGCGACAGCCGTGTGCTccgagaagctgcagcagctgctgaaggaCATCAGTCGTGTGTGGAACAACCTCATGGGCTTCATGTCTCTGGCCAAGCTCGCT CCTGATGAGAGCTCCCTCGATTTCTCCTCCTGTATTCTGAGGCACGGCATCAAGAATGCCAAGGAGCTGGCTTGTGGGGTGTGTCTGCTCAATGTCGACGCCCGCAGCAAG aacaaagaagaaagCGCTATTGGACGTCTGTTTAAACGA GCACTGACTAAAGACAATGACAACAGGTTAAGG GCGTTCAACTCGGAGACGGACAACTTCAAGCTGCTGTACGGGGGCCACCAGTACCACGCCAGCTGTGCCAATTTCTGGATTAACTGCGTGGAGCCCAAACCCCCGGGCCTCATACTGCCTGACCTGCTCTGA
- the synrg gene encoding synergin gamma isoform X7, whose amino-acid sequence MALRPGSGGGSSFMYPVGGGLGPPQGMVPMQQQQQQQQQGFPMVPVMQPNMQGMMGMNFGGQMPPGAMPMQGGMAIGMQTTGMQFLGQPQFMGMRPAGPQYTADMQKQMAEEHQKRLEQQQKMLEEDRKRRQFEEQKQKLRLLSSVKPKTGEKSRDDALEAIKGNLDGFSRDAKMHPTPSSQTKKPGVGVYPQQEHIQPMLPAWLYNDSLVPEMFKKVLEFTMTPAGIDTAKLYPILMSSGLPREALGQIWASANRTTPGMLTKEELYTVLALIGVAQSGLPAMNVEILSQFPSPPVPNLPALAMAMAPVMPQHQQPMMTKPPVSMAMPTPAPPVMAMTPAAPAQAPTNTNFIASFPPAQATKADDDDFQDFQEAPKPGAGDQAFTEFQGESGGSFPTTIAPQHQNSAPAMLTPVSGSSSTSVTSSDKYAVFKQLSVDQPAEPTAPASDIGDKYSVFRQLEQPADKKPVGEGFADFKSVSADDGFTDFKTADSVSPLDPSEPAKIFQPAFPSAFPNSQSLQHLPQQQQQPAVSLSQPKNPLNMADLDLFSSIAPSVPAPTETKPSTFPSVSVPPSLVLLPGGAKPPGGGADDFGDFALFGSSSDAAQASAAGGAVAAPQDDFADFMAFGSSGGEPKGESNVGVQGETSTQQRPQQSTDKYDVFKQLSLEGGLAYDDTKESGGGSFSSLKSDTDDFADFQSSKFCTALGASEKTLVDKVAAFKQAKEDSASVKSLDLPSIGGSSVGKDDSEDALSVQLDMKLSDMGGDLKHVMSDSSLDLPGLSAHQPPATEGDDMKFDPFGTSALSTLASYDWSDREDCLPSEVRKSHGLEGASLPSLVPTQRKELTFGSTENITGSSVAKITTSFPAEDGSSTDDKFEAFADFGSGDQGGVDAEDDFGDFASTVSEKSDSPAAMAEASEGNQNEAADEFGAFQGDKPKFGKSDFLKASAQANVKSSEEMIKNELATFDLSVQGSHKRSHSLGDKEIGRSPPSPAPEQPFRDRSNTLSEKPALPVIRDKYKDLTGEVEESERYAYEWQRCLENALEVITKANNILNGISSSSVCTEVIQSAQGMEYLLGVVEVYRVTRRVELGIKATAVCSEKLQQLLKDISRVWNNLMGFMSLAKLAPDESSLDFSSCILRHGIKNAKELACGVCLLNVDARSKAFNSETDNFKLLYGGHQYHASCANFWINCVEPKPPGLILPDLL is encoded by the exons tTTCATGTATCCTGTTGGAGGAGGTCTGGGACCTCCACAAG gcaTGGTACccatgcagcagcaacagcagcagcagcagcagggcttCCCCATGGTTCCTGTCATGCAGCCCAACATGCAGGGAATGATGGGAATGAACTTTGGGGGACAGATGCCCCCGGGAGCCATGCCTATGCAG ggTGGGATGGCTATTGGGATGCAGACCACTGGGATGCAGTTCTTGGGTCAGCCACAGTTTATGGGTATGAGACCTGCTGGACCCCAGTACACTGCtgacatgcaaaaacaaatggcTGAGGAGCACCA AAAACGTctagagcagcagcagaagatgctggaggaggacaggaaaagaAGACAGTTtgaggagcagaaacagaagcTGAGGCTGCTCAGCAGTGTCAAACCCAAG ACAGGAGAAAAGAGCCGTGATGATGCCTTGGAGGCAATCAAAGGCAACCTGGATGGCTTCAGCAGAGACGCGAAGATGCACCCCACTCCATCATCACAGACCAAGAAGCCAG gtgtTGGTGTGTACCCACAACAAGAGCACATCCAGCCCATGCTGCCAGCCTGGCTTTACAATGACAGCCTCGTCCCAG aaatgttcaAGAAGGTTCTTGAATTCACCATGACTCCAGCAGGGATCGACACAGCCAAACTCTACCCAATACTAATGTCATCGGGGCTTCCAAGGGAAGCACTGGGGCAAATCTGGGCATCAGCCAACCGCACAACACCTGGCATGCTGACCAAGGAGGAGCTATACACTGTACTTGCACTAATTGGTGTGGCACAG AGCGGCCTCCCAGCAATGAATGTGGAAATCCTCAGTCAGTTCCCTTCTCCACCAGTGCCCAACCTGCCGGCCCTGGCTATGGCCATGGCCCCCGTCATGCCCCAGCACCAGCAGCCCATGATGACCAAGCCCCCGGTCTCCATGGCCATGCCCACACCAGCTCCACCAGTCATGGCCATGACACCGGCCGCACCCGCTCAAGCACCCACAAACACGAACTTCATCGCGAGTTTCCCTCCTGCACAG GCGACAAAAGCCGATGACGATGACTTCCAGGACTTCCAGGAGGCTCCAAAACCAGGAGCAGGAGACCAGGCGTTCACTGAGTTCCAGGGGGAGTCAGGTGGAAGTTTCCCCACCACCATCGCACCGCAGCACCAAAACAG tgcacCTGCCATGCTGACTCCAGTCTCTggttcctcctccacctccgtcACCTCCTCTGATAAGTACGCCGTCTTCAAGCAGCTGTCTGTGGATCAGCCCGCAGAGCCTACAGCCCCTGCCTCAG ATATTGGAGATAAATACAGCGTGTTCAGACAGCTCGAGCAGCCTGCTGACAAGAAACCAGTCG GAGAAGGATTTGCAGATTTCAAGTCTGTCAGCGCTGATGATGGCTTCACAGACTTTAAAACCGCCGACAGCGTCTCTCCACTAGACCCTTCAGAGCCGGCCAAGATCTTTCAACCTGCCTTCCCTTCTGCTTTCCCAAACTCTCAGTCTCTACAGCATCtaccacagcagcaacagcagccagcagtgtCTCTTTCTCAGCCCAAAAATCCTCTCAACATGGCCGACCTGGACCTTTTCTCTTCTATAGCTCCCTCCGTTCCTGCCCCCACTGAGACAAAACCCAGCACATTCCCCTCGGTGTCCGTGCCCCCCTCTCTAGTGCTCCTACCAGGTGGAGCTAAACCTCCTGGGGGAGGTGCAGATGATTTTGGTGACTTTGCCCTGTTTGGCTCCTCCTCTGATGCTGCTCAAGCTTCAGCGGCAGGAGGAGCTGTGGCAGCCCCTCAGGACGACTTTGCAGACTTCATGGCGTTTGGCAGTTCGGGTGGGGAGCCTAAAGGGGAGAGCAACGTGGGGGTCCAAGGAGAGACCTCCACTCAGCAGCGGCCTCAGCAGAGCACAGACAAGTACGACGTTTTCAAGCAGCTGTCTCTGGAGGGAGGGCTGGCCTACGATGACACTAAGGAGAGCGGCGGTggctccttctcttccctcaAGAGTGACACGGACGACTTTGCTGACTTTCAGTCCTCGAAATTCTGCACGGCGCTCGGGGCTTCGGAAAAGACTCTGGTGGACAAGGTGGCCGCTTTCAAACAGGCCAAAGAGGACTCCGCCTCTGTCAAGTCCCTCGACCTCCCGTCCATCGGGGGGAGCAGCGTAGGAAAGGACGACTCCGAGGACGCACTCTCAGTGCAGCTGGACATGAAGCTCTCGGACATGGGCGGAGACCTGAAACACGTGATGTCGGACAGCTCTCTGGATTTGCCGGGTCTCTCGGCCCACCAGCCCCCTGCTACAG AGGGAGACGACATGAAATTTGACCCCTTTGGGACGTCGGCGCTCAGCACCCTGGCCAGCTATGACTGGTCAGACCGGGAGGACTGTCTGCCCAGTGAGGTCAGAAAGTCGCACGGCTTGGAAGGAGCTTCCCTTCCATCTTTAGTGCCAACACAGAGGAAGGAGCTGACCTTTGGCAGCACCGAAAACATCACAGGCAGCTCCGTAGCTAAGATCACCACCTCCTTCCCCGCCGAGGACGGCTCCTCGACAGATGACAAGTTCGAAGCCTTTGCTGATTTTGGCTCCGGCGACCAGGGCGGCGTCGATGCCGAGGACGACTTCGGGGACTTCGCGAGCACTGTTTCTGAAAAGTCCGACTCGCCCGCCGCCATGGCCGAGGCGAGCGAGGGAAACCAAAATGAGGCCGCCGATGAGTTTGGAGCGTTCCAGGGAGACAAGCCTAAGTTTGGCAAGTCGGACTTCCTCAAAGCCAGCGCTCAGGCCAACGTCAAGTCCAGTGAGGAGATGATCAAGAACGAACTGGCAACCTTTGACTTGTCTGTTCAAG GCTCCCACAAACGCAGTCACAGTTTGGGCGACAAGGAGATTGGGCGTTCGCCCCCGTCTCCGGCTCCAGAGCAGCCCTTCAGAGACCGATCCAACACTCTGAGCGAGAAGCCCGCCCTGCCCGTCATCAGGGACAAGTACAAGGACCTGAcgggggaggtggag GAGAGCGAACGCTACGCCTACGAGTGGCAAAGGTGTCTGGAAAATGCTCTGGag GTCATCACCAAAGCTAACAACATCCTGAACGgcatcagcagctcctctgtctgcactgaGGTCATCCAGTCCGCTCAGGGCATGGAGTACCTGCTGG GCGTGGTGGAAGTGTATCGCGTCACCAGGCGTGTGGAGCTGGGCATCAAGGCGACAGCCGTGTGCTccgagaagctgcagcagctgctgaaggaCATCAGTCGTGTGTGGAACAACCTCATGGGCTTCATGTCTCTGGCCAAGCTCGCT CCTGATGAGAGCTCCCTCGATTTCTCCTCCTGTATTCTGAGGCACGGCATCAAGAATGCCAAGGAGCTGGCTTGTGGGGTGTGTCTGCTCAATGTCGACGCCCGCAGCAAG GCGTTCAACTCGGAGACGGACAACTTCAAGCTGCTGTACGGGGGCCACCAGTACCACGCCAGCTGTGCCAATTTCTGGATTAACTGCGTGGAGCCCAAACCCCCGGGCCTCATACTGCCTGACCTGCTCTGA